In the genome of Chrysoperla carnea chromosome 5, inChrCarn1.1, whole genome shotgun sequence, the window CTGTAGTGATATGAAGAAAAAGAAATGGACGTTTCTGAATGAGGTAAGAACAGTAAGACTTGCGTTAATTTTAATAACCCCGTTGAATGATTCCTGCAATAAAAACCCGTGAACGTCTTAAAGTACacgtcaattattattattattattcagaagTATAGTATGTCAAAGGTGGAGTAGTGGCTATGTAGGTCTCCTCCGGATGCAAAGTACCTCGGTTCGTATCTAGCATTGTcgcgattattttttaattaaataagtaattgcTGAgagatattcattttttttattgatttttgatttattttcagaCGAAACAAGTCAGACATAAAGCGACCGAATTATGTTGGGATATCCATGAAAAAAGTGTTCATGAACATTTAATTGTACTGAATCCATGCGTTGATTCTAAAGAAACACAAAAATGGATTTTCGAAAAAGTCTCATGGAGATGATATCGAAAATAatcatcgttatttttttatatgaatatcaatttatattaaaaattcaattatgtaaataatgttttgtttgtaaatacaaaatttttttaacaaaagattttttattcgattttcctctaaaaaatatatctaggtGGCGGTATAGTGGAACATAAAGTGTTTTTCCAaagtattcaatttattaaaaaaagatgagtaaaaggtatgtatattacGTTATTGATGATAATAGTATGTCAGAGGTGGAGTAGTGGCTATGTAAGTCGCCTACGGTTAGAGGGTACCTCGGTTCGGATCTAGCATCATTCATCGTACcgactttttaattaaataatgttttgtttgtaaatacaaaaattttttaacaaaagattTTTTGTTCGATTTTCCTCTAAAAATATATCTAGGTGACGGTATAGTGGAACATAAAGTGTTTTTCCAaagtattcaatttattaacaaaagatgactaaaaggtatgtatattacGTTATTGATGGTATTAGTATGTCAGAGGTGGAGTAGTGGCTATGTATGTCGCCTCCGGTTAGAGAGTACCTCGGTTCAGGTCTAGCATCgtctcaattttttaattaaataaataatgtccgagagatcttaatttttttagtcattattttttttttgaaatatcatgttctcctattacaaaatcttataaaaacaatataaattttagcatgtacaaaaaaagcaagcaaaataagtctttttttaatattttgtaataggagaatatgattgAGATAAACTctatgacatgttctcctattaaacagtttaaaattttagcaaaaaccaagccatttttgtacatattttaatatttggtaataggagaatatgactGAGATAAACaatatgacatgttctcctattaaaaagtttcaaattttagcaaaaaccaagccatttttgtacatattttaatattttgtaataggagaatatgagtcagataaactatatgacatgttctcctattaaaaagtttcaaattttagcataacaagtcatttttgtacatattttttacattttgtaacaggagatCATGGTTTTAAATAGTAagatgtcataaatcactattctgtcagggggtttgaattatgattatttaaactGCCACCtcctgacagaatagtgatttatgacatatgtataactgacgttatttataacaaaagggTGGgctatatagataatttaaactataaaataaaagagtgtaaaattttaacatcaggaaaaattcatttaatctaaaagtaaaaaagtcaATCCCACCAAGTTACGAACCAGCGTACCTTGGTTTCATAGGCAAGTGCTATACCCACACAGCCATCCAGGTTGcatataatcatataattaacttagtacttacctttactaaaaaattaattagttaaaaattttgttctgaaaggaaaaatgggatagaaaaaaataaaactaaatttaaaatatataacgatttttatttatttatattaatttagaaaaaatgaaaccgctatcccgaaaattgattttatactgtttaaaataatcattattattaattcaggATACGAACCAGCGTACCTTGGTTTCATAGGCAAGTGCTATACCCACACAGCCATCCAGGTTGcatataatcatataattaacttagtacttacctttactaaaaaattcattagttaataattttgttctgaaaggaaaaatgggatagaaaaaaataaaactaaatttaagatatataacgatttttatttatttatattaatttttattaatttagagaaaatgaaaacgttatcccgaaaattgattttatgctgtttaaaataatcattattattcattcatatttattttaggtgaaaTATGTACACCCATCCCCTGACAGAAtaatgatttatgacatatgcaTAACTGACGTTGTTTATAACAAGAGATCCCACCCCCCGACAGAAAAGTGATTTATGATATATGTATACTTGACGTTATTCACAGCAAGAGGGcggattatataaataatttaaactataaaaagagtggaaaatttttaacattagaaaaaattcattaaatctaaaagtaaaaatgttaatcccaccaggatacgaaccagcGTACCTTGATTTCATAGGCAAGTGCTATACCCACACAGCCATCCAGGTTGcatataatcatataattaacttagtacttacctttactaaaaaattaattagttaataattttgttctgaaaggaaaaatgggatagaaaaaaataaaactaaatttaagatatataacgatttttatttatttatattaatttttattaatttagagaaaatgaaaacgttatcccgaaaattgattttatgctgtttaaaataatcattattattcattcatatttattttaggtgaaatatgtacacccaccccctgacagaataatgatttatgacatatgcaTAACTGACGTTGTTTATAACAAGAGATCCCACCCCCCGACAGAAAAGTGATTTATGATATATGTATAACTGACGTTATTCACAGCAAGAGGGcggattatataaataatttaaactataaaaagagtggaaaatttttaacattagaaaaaattcattaaatctaaaagtaaaaatgttaatcccaccaggatacgaaccagcGTACCTTGATTTCATAAGCAAGTGCTATACCCACACAGCCATCCAGGTTGcatataatcatataattaacttagtacttacctttactaaaaaattcattagttaataattttgttctgaaaggaaaaatgggatagaaaaaaataaaactaaatttaaaatatataacgatttttatttatttataagaaaaaaaaagttaaatttaaaataaagtaattaagtacgccaaccgatttcgatgattctttttttagtgacaaattagttagtgtacttcagatacactaaaaatctcaaaataaaaaagcgacttaaaaaaaagaactaaaaagtaaaaagataacgataatataatgtagttacaattattgttatgtttggagtcggtgtcaaccaagttagtgtagcaaactgttctgtctgAGTTGTTTCTtttgctgacaccgactccaaaaatgacaataattgcaactacattatattatcgttatttttttactttttagtgcatattaatttattttggaatagttttatttttgaagtctttttaatttgttaaaatttatgcaatttttattaaataaaaaatttaatttataattaatcttGTATtgcttactttattttataattaacaagaAAAGTCTGATTTTGGATGTCAATGAGTTCCTTATGTATAACACTGGAATACCATTTACGAGACGGTAGAAAGCTGCCCCTCCTGCACGAGGACTTACCGTAGATGGCTAAATATTCCTGTATTGCCCTCGTTTGGGTATGTCCATAGGTACCTACCCCGATTTCGACCTCCCATTCTCTCAGTCTACTACTTCTTCTGTCCCTACAAAGAATTttaggtaataataaaaaaaacacatttttataaataaacattaattaataaaatttttattttgtatatattttcatatatatattttatgtaatatacttaaattaaatctgcaataattaataaaaattttaattatcactCATCACACGATCGATTTCTCTCCTGcacttttattaacaaaaaaaaaattatttaatattactttataGTTGTCTTTTACACCACAAAATAATCGCGATATGATGCACAAATACAACtccattatttatttcttttatttttatttaatatatattttaacaaaggCACTTATTTCATTTgttcatgtaaaataaaaaaaaactatttaaattaaatattaaaataataataacaaaaaaaaaatttacttgtgtGTTACATCAGGAAGCAGCAATAATAAAATCAGCAGCAACAACAAATATAACGAAAATCAaagggtttttcatttaaaatgataatacaattttaaaattgaacaatttgTGCATGTTATccggtcaaattaaataaaacaaatgtgaGTGAAGGTTCAAAACTTCGAACTCGGCTGAGTTTTGGTAAGATTGTTCAAAACACCATTATCATTAATGAAATCTTAATAGTTCTCATCGATCTGAGacgtggaaaaaaatttacgcgGATTCAAAGAACATAAAAAGGTCagcaaaacggtaagttttatcatcaaattagctcagacgaaaattgtagatgagataattaaatataaaaatgccgcaatactttttttatctaagacccaccgtttctgagatataacgattcaaaaattCCATCCATAAAATCATTTGACGATTTCAACTCTTTCAAccttttgaatcgttatatctcagaaaccgTGGCTCTTAAGAAATATTGAGACATTAGCTGATCTATAATTTTTACCTGAACTTTCCGTTTCGCTGAAAATCGCAAAAACCCCCTTTTTGTGACCTTTTTCCTCATCTCGAatcgatgaggactttttagattttatttatgatgatGTTTTgatcaaacttattaaattacagCCGGATgagaatttttgtaccttcggaTGTTTAAATTGATCGGATAAATGAGataccaaaattaattattaataatatctcaaacaaattatttaatttcaccgAAAAGTTTccttgttttaaatgaaaagctctttaattttttatttttacatttatcgataattatttttatacaataggaatgaaattataatttttcttgtatttatcaaaaaaattttttattacaacaaaatttgttcaaatacgacttatttttattatttattcacatataaacattatatatatatatatattttcatctcTTTCTGTTTCATTAtgatatatatagtttttttaattttttttataaatactttgttttaaaataattaaaaagagatttttatatttatatcaagGCTTATTgcgtacatttttttgaaatagatctgctgaattaacaaaatattttaacttcttttaaaattaatttaaaattttggcatttaGAGAGAATAAGATATAATTGTTACGCACTTTGGTGGAAAATGGTTGATGTAAAATTAAGtcgaataatataaatttcgcAGGAAAGTAGACATAGTTGAAAAAGTGGACATGACTAAAGTGTGCATCAAGTGGAAATTCGTTTCCGAATGCATTCCGAGCGCGCATAGTGGAAATGCAGAAATGCATTTCCGAAATGTACGCATATTTAAGTATATGTACTGAATATTTCAAGTTGGTCCGAGAAATATTCAAGATAaacgcataaaaaaaattttaactgagtGTAATCGTGAGTGAGCAAGATTTCTCCGAAGCttctttttagatattttccttgaaataataattctggtataatattttaaacacgaCCTTGTTCACTTTTCTacgaataaatttatattattacaaaagaaTGGACTCGAATAATGACATTGATTAAGTCTAATGAATGTTTAATCGATCAATACAAGTCTGTGGAGTATGAAGCGATTGATTTTTAATCCTTTGctttatataattacatacttGAACCACCGGTGGTATacgcttataaataaataacaagaaGTTTTAATTAGTGATGAAAGCTACAAAAACAAGGAAGGGTTGATGCAAAAGACGAGGAAGTTGTCggaaaactaaatatatttccCTGAATTCGTTCTTTACccatttctttttcaattatttagaacatatacataaatactTATACACATACACATCATTCAAACATTCATCCATTCATACTGAAATTTTctggataaaaaattaaaaaaaaaacttagaaaCATATCCTGCATTGAAAGTTAtactgtattatattattaggaacattaaaatcgatttgtacaggaaaataataaatgaaaattttgtggcAGATTGtggaatatatattttgaaatctgTCGgtgtaacaaattatttaataaagagaatatcctataaattaaaaacaaaaaaatgtccttaaaataaaagtaattttctgtacaaaaatataactttttttttattaggttctaggttaaaataaatggttttttttatatacaattgaaGGTTTTATTTTCCTACAAATTCTTTGCAaagcttttaataatttactaacgaattttcttttgaatttcaatatattttcaagcagttttgaaaatttattttaaatagcacCTAAATTCTATacgaatttgaaaaataaactaagAAATTCGGTGGTGATATGGTTTTTTCTAGGATAAAGTTTTTCacctcaaattttatttaatctatttGGCACCTgacattttgacataaattaaataaaatgccaCAATTCATTTTCGGCAGTGATGTATTTTGaacaatgtaaaaataaattttgattaacaaTTGGGCAgttgacaaatatatttaacGGTAGGGAGTGAcctattttcaaatttccattGCAGTAAAATTTCTTATCGCACTTAACGGTTGAGTGCTACGAACTTCGTTCCAATCGGATGCTCCCCGTTTTTTTATACGACTTTCTAACTTATTTGTCAGCTGCcctattgttaaataattcatatgaaaattaatttttgataaattcaacagatcttttttatattttgatccaCATAAGCACTATTTTGAAATGACCTTGAACGATTTCaagtaaaatgtataaaattgaattaatttaaaacaaaaaaattggtatgTTCTGTTAAgatattcaaaacaaatttttatacattaataataattaataataataataataataaaaaataacacagcCTAAAtctgtttattaaaaaacactagaacaaacactttaaaaaaaattgatccactttttaattacaaaaaatcgtagtatgtgttgtttgtttttttttaaaaatttgtgtaccatatttaagactaaaaacaACACATATTTAGGGCGTTTTTTCCTTCgggataattttcattaaaaaaagaaaaaaaaacaaagaatctgcgtaatatattatataaacttaacaattatttaaaaaaaaaaataagggcCTTAGGTCACTCGTTGTATTTGACCGTTATTTCAAAACAGTTAGAAGTTTACTCTAAGAAATTTTCATAGCCAATGATTTATTACGTCAAGAAAATTTGGCGATtggtttaaaattgataaatattcattgaattcagaagataattgaataaaaaataaacaaaatcattttgaatCCGTTGCCCGACATGTCACTCGACGCTATTTAGAATgttggataaaataatttttgtatatcttattaaattatcttccacaagaaaatattttccacaGGAAAAGAAATCCCCGACTATGAGAATTTTTGGTTGTCAGACAAAACCTTGAAATGACTGTCAACTACCACGTTTGATCCTAGacctaataattaattaattatattaatatatggtTTTCATTAATATATTGATCACTtacatgttaattaataattattttataacaatcagtcacattttgttttataaaaaaaaaatattaatataaatttttatacatggttttttttttaatgatttaattatttttaatacctaatatgtacaatttattttcttttttctttaaatttgtttataatttaaacaaataggtTCTGCTTAAAGCATTTCAGCAGCAATTATCCGTAGGTACAAAGCTTTACAACATAAAGGGAATAATTATGTATCGTTTGCATGATTTCAAATCGAAGGGGATCGAACAGGAGTTAAATTTAcagtttaaagtatttaattgGATTTCGAAATACGAAATATGCTGAAATATTGTAAGCTAAACCGTTTTCAAttcttgatttaaaatattctatgtaAACATTGGTGATATGACATGAAAAATGTATGTATGGCGATTTGACAAAGTAATGGTATCGATTAActtcaaaaaacaataattttgatttgaagtgTATGAAATattcgtattatttttatttttgaaatgattaagCCAGTTGTTAAAATAGTAGGGACAAATCTCTGTCATGGTCgtgttttttgtgatttattacAAACTGATCAATGAGTTTACACGAGatgcatttttgaatatttgactGAAAATGGCGGATCTTTagcaatgaaataatttaatacactCCAAATAAGCTTAATTTGTGCTATTTTTAAGAcaatttcgtaaattttatgaaatttgctaaaatagttaaaattgtaCAAGTTTCCTATTTAAAATGGAAAGATGAAGCGAAAGTACAagcgtttaaaaattaaaccggTGTCTTTTTATTgagtatagttaaaaaaaaacaatcgattgTGATTTGgccaaatttgataattttttggaagGTTTTGTTGATTGTGTGccatttttagtcaaaaataaaaatggcacTGTCGTTAAAATGTCGAATAATTCGTATACAAAAAGGGTGAGAATTATGTTCAGATATATCGGAGTAAAACCGAATATTtcggtttttaaattaattatcaaaataacagtttgaaaaaaacttatatcgaagtttttttttattgtattccattacaaatacttaatttttcGAACAATCATATTTGTCATAGAAtacctttttgttttttttggtgaGTTTCgaagtttaaaaagaaaaataaaacaataatactcgtaatagtaaaaattagttaaaataataattgatattaataaaatatatatttgttttttttattaataaaatctaaaaaacagtaaaattgttttttcccgtttgtgtgtgtgtaaaaTTGATATAACTTTTCGAGTTCGtcgtcttttttttaaaacattattttttttatataaattaaattatttttgttgtatatcacttataatttattagtttaatagtttttttaaaatgttttttatttaaatgaaaaatttgtttaatatcatTTGGGACATCTAAAATAACGAAGTACAACGTATCCTAACACtctgaatattacaaaaaataataatagtacaagTGTATTCGCCCATAATGGTAAACTCGTACCTTGCGCTTCTAAAATTGCATTCACAGGTATAAATGTTGAATTTTCACATACACTAAATTTTGATTGTTCGGAacatctagaaaaaaaaaatcaaattaattatgtttttgtttagaGATGatttttgacgatttcattAAACTAacgagaaaatattaaataattttgccataaatattgataaaaagtgAAAAGCCTCTTCCACGGGAAGTAGCACGAAGTTAAGAAATTAACCGATGTCAATCACAATAACTACTGAACGATACAAGTAATCACGAGAATGTGGAGATGAAGTTCACCTGTACTCGTCTGGGAGTCCCGTTTTGCCTCTGATTCGGGCAAATCGAGGCGAAGACAGGCGAGATTCCACAActctggtggaaaaaatatttgaagaaagaataagctTTAATAAACCTTaggaattttttaatacttacaatATTCTAGCGCCTTCACTAAACTCAACAATTTGCATATTCTGATATGCATAATGTACCATTGATAAATATTGCATCCATTTCAACCATGGTGGTATATTCGTTGCTAAATATCCACCAAATAATTGCGTTGCTAACGTATATAATGCACTAATTGTTATTGATACTTGCATATCCATACATGATGCACCCACAAAGAATCCAACACTTTGTGCCACAAtcgtatttaataataaaaatcctaataatgttaaaaatactgAAACACTATGAAAACCTAACATTGGATATGATATTAAATGATATACGGCTGGTAATGTTATTGTTAATGGTAATTCACCAATCATTTTAGCTAAATAGTAAGCGGATAAACGGTATGCACCAGATTGTCGTTCTTTGTTAATTACTTCACGTTCTGGTGGaactgaaaacaaaaacacaaataaaattaacgtcAATCTATGAAAAACATGATAGGAAGTCATGGCGGAATTCCCGAcagaaataaaaaccaaaaattttcaaataactgtgttttttaaattaattatagtaggGGAAAGTGCCACATAATAATCCCTGAGGGTAAAATGATACCTCGTTGTTTTAAGGGAGTATTCTGGCTTAGATATTTGAAgaactcgaaattttttttgcatgagtaatattattatccgagTTACTCTGCCGGAATTGtctctcaaacttaaaacgcatttttcttgaaactacatttttcgaGGTGGTACACTTATctcagtaattaattaaattttttgaaacaataaaaatttctttgataatACTTACATGAACTAAGTGCACCAAATAATGCAAATAACATCCAATACGTTGTCGAGAAAAACATCCATCCTTGGATATCATGCAACGCATTTTCACGTCGCTCTAATTGAAACCATAATAAACCAGCTAATAAACCTAAACCAATTGTTTGTAcccaatttaattttgataacattcGTGGTCGTGCTTCTTGAAAATTTCGTTGTGATAATACCTAAAAGAACAAaagataaaagtaaattaataagaTTATCCTTCACGCATGtgcaacattattatttttatttaccttaaATTGTGTCCAAAAACTCGTAGGCCATGAGAAGTAACAATCTGGTGTTTCGGGTGAATCACTACTTATTGAGGATGAGGCATGTGATTGTGTGTCTAACCATAAACGTGCTTCGGATTCACCGTTACAATCGTTTATTGTGTCATCTACTGAAAGAAAAAGTTGttgcaattaaatattttttcataagttgTTTGAGTATCCAAGCAAATTTTTGGTTATAGATTTTGGTCCGTAAAATTCGAACACACTTCTGGAAACTTATGGGGTATCTTAAAAGCTGTTCGAAATGTAGTACACTGACTGACTGACATTTAGAAAAGAGAAAGGCTCACTCTTTGTGTCATTTACTAACCAATTGTATAATCAAAATTTGGCAGATTTGGATCTTGATGTATTGCATGATTTGTATACTCACTATTCGAATGCGTATGATTATGCTGTAATGGAACATGAGTAACGTGATAATGAGGTCCATGATGGTTGGTTACAATTTTTTCGGTTATATGTTGTAAATGTTCTGGTAACAATTCCTGAGGGTATCCTGGTTGTAAACGTGCATCTCTTGCAGCTGCTATAATTTTTTCACGCATTTCATGTGATCCTTTAACCTgttcaactataataaaaaaaccaataattacTAAAACAGTCAAACCTAAAATACCCGAATTTATCGCATTGGAAGAGTAGGGAGCAAATTCTATGGCAAGTTTTTGGTTTCACTGTATCATTGACAAAATGAATTGTTTAGttcttatttatacatttttaaattggttttaaaacaaaacggtataagatatcactgtgatttattttataggGGTGTATCCAGTTAGAATTTTcgcgtttttctcgaaacaaCGTTTTCAAAGTCGGTGAGCAATATTTCTCCGTAACAATCAttctaatttgaatatttttattgatctaTTAGTATGTACatgtattgccatctggtagtcgaaattgtaactactgattTCGCTATTATCGCTAGCTGGCGAGTtacaactcccagttatcaattcCAGTCCTACTCTTCTGATGCGATAGTATTGGAGCGAGCTATATAACAAATATACTTACGTATAAAATCGGCCGGATTATAATGTGGCATAATTGTTAAACctatattactaaaaaaatcaacaactttgGTAACATCACCGAAATATGCTGTTTGGCCACCacataacaacaataatttatcGAACATATGAAATATTTGTGATGATGGTTGATGTACTGTAACCACAACGGTTTTCCCTTCGGTTACAGCGTATCGTTTTAAACATGACATTAAATTATATGCGGAATGAGAATCGAGACCTGACGTTGGTTCCtataaaaaattcgaaacaaaacattataagtgaaacttatttaaatgaaacttattttctaaggtaattttgacccaaaaattacgaaaatcgtatttatttgatCGTATTGGCGGCTCCCTTCAAGATATGACATTATTAGTTCTTTAGATTTCAAATTTGAGTCCTGTGGTTCTGATATCTCGAGAACTACAATTCTGAACGGATTTTAACCGGCGGAATTGTTTTCGCCAGGTAAAAATTAGCCTAAATAGATGTTTTCACgaaaattggagaaaaatatTGGTTAtcgaatttttacgattttcttaaggggtaccccttggaaaaaatgtaaaaaattgaaaaaattttctgtttccaaatttaatgaaactcattttctaagctaattttgacccaaaaattacgaaaatcgtatttatttgatCGTATTGGCTGCTCTCTTCAAGATATGACGTTTTAAGTTCTTTGGATTTCAAATTTGAGATCCGTGGCGGTGATATCTCGAGAATTACAATTCTGAACGGATTTTAACCGGCGGAATTGTTTTCCCCAGGTCAAAATTAGCCTAAATTGATGTTTTCACgaaaattggagaaaaatatctttcatcgaatttttacgattttcttaaggggtaccccttggaaaaagtgagaaaaaactaaaaaaatgttctgtttccaaatttaatgaaactcattttctaagctaattttgacccaaaaataacgaaaatcgtatttatttgatCATAATGTCTGCCCTTTTCAAGATATGACGTTGTAAGTTCTTTGGATTTCAAATTTGAGACCTGTGGCGCTGATATCTCGAGAACTACAATTCTGGAACCGGCGGAATTGTTTTCCCCAGGTCAAAATTATCCTAAATTGATGTTTTCACgaaaattggagaaaaataactttcatcgaatttttacgattttctttagggtaccccttggaaaaaatgaggaaaaactaaaaaaattttctgtttccaaatttaatgaaacttattttctaaggtaattttgacccaaaaattacgaaaatcgtatttatttgatCATATTGTCTGCGCTTTTCAAGATATGACGTTTTAAGTTCTTTGGATTTCAAATTTGAGACCTGTGGCGCTGATATCTCAAGAACTATAATTCTGAACGGATTTTAACCGGCGGAATTGTTTTCGCCACGTCCAAATTAGGCTAAATTGATGTTTTCATCAAATTAAGGAACAGATTTTTGTCAATTGTATGATTTTCGATAGGtgtaaaaaaagccaaaaaaacaTTACTCA includes:
- the LOC123299586 gene encoding ABC transporter G family member 9 isoform X2; the protein is MASAVVSGVKKVCFAQINNGFVLEEGSQNHRPITENTIEKKSEKSEDTVKLDKKGVDLHNLKTKPIRDINSNGFEKIEKSLLPKNCQKVDTTAIHFPCLIAGEQPPRPVHLVFSGLSVSVGRPPIRRPVLKDVSGVVRPGQLLAVMGPSGCGKTTLLNALSGRAHLDSGTIRLNRERLNKRWKRRICYVLQQDIFFPDLTLRQTLEYTARLRLSDNMPHAQKMQYVDHIIDVLDLGSCQDTIIGDYLKRGLSGGEKKRANIACELLTNPSIMLLDEPTSGLDSHSAYNLMSCLKRYAVTEGKTVVVTVHQPSSQIFHMFDKLLLLCGGQTAYFGDVTKVVDFFSNIGLTIMPHYNPADFILEQVKGSHEMREKIIAAARDARLQPGYPQELLPEHLQHITEKIVTNHHGPHYHVTHVPLQHNHTHSNNDTINDCNGESEARLWLDTQSHASSSISSDSPETPDCYFSWPTSFWTQFKVLSQRNFQEARPRMLSKLNWVQTIGLGLLAGLLWFQLERRENALHDIQGWMFFSTTYWMLFALFGALSSFPPEREVINKERQSGAYRLSAYYLAKMIGELPLTITLPAVYHLISYPMLGFHSVSVFLTLLGFLLLNTIVAQSVGFFVGASCMDMQVSITISALYTLATQLFGGYLATNIPPWLKWMQYLSMVHYAYQNMQIVEFSEGARILCSEQSKFSVCENSTFIPVNAILEAQGTSLPLWANTLVLLLFFVIFRVLGYVVLRYFRCPK
- the LOC123299586 gene encoding ABC transporter G family member 9 isoform X1; its protein translation is MASAVVSGVKKVCFAQINNGFVLEEGSQNHRPITENTIEKKSEKSEDTVKLDKKGVDLHNLKTKPIRDINSNGFEKIEKSLLPKNCQKVDTTAIHFPCLIAGEQPPRPVHLVFSGLSVSVGRPPIRRPVLKDVSGVVRPGQLLAVMGPSGCGKTTLLNALSGRAHLDSGTIRLNRERLNKRWKRRICYVLQQDIFFPDLTLRQTLEYTARLRLSDNMPHAQKMQYVDHIIDVLDLGSCQDTIIGDYLKRGLSGGEKKRANIACELLTNPSIMLLDEPTSGLDSHSAYNLMSCLKRYAVTEGKTVVVTVHQPSSQIFHMFDKLLLLCGGQTAYFGDVTKVVDFFSNIGLTIMPHYNPADFILEQVKGSHEMREKIIAAARDARLQPGYPQELLPEHLQHITEKIVTNHHGPHYHVTHVPLQHNHTHSNIDDTINDCNGESEARLWLDTQSHASSSISSDSPETPDCYFSWPTSFWTQFKVLSQRNFQEARPRMLSKLNWVQTIGLGLLAGLLWFQLERRENALHDIQGWMFFSTTYWMLFALFGALSSFPPEREVINKERQSGAYRLSAYYLAKMIGELPLTITLPAVYHLISYPMLGFHSVSVFLTLLGFLLLNTIVAQSVGFFVGASCMDMQVSITISALYTLATQLFGGYLATNIPPWLKWMQYLSMVHYAYQNMQIVEFSEGARILCSEQSKFSVCENSTFIPVNAILEAQGTSLPLWANTLVLLLFFVIFRVLGYVVLRYFRCPK
- the LOC123299586 gene encoding ABC transporter G family member 14 isoform X4, with the translated sequence MGPSGCGKTTLLNALSGRAHLDSGTIRLNRERLNKRWKRRICYVLQQDIFFPDLTLRQTLEYTARLRLSDNMPHAQKMQYVDHIIDVLDLGSCQDTIIGDYLKRGLSGGEKKRANIACELLTNPSIMLLDEPTSGLDSHSAYNLMSCLKRYAVTEGKTVVVTVHQPSSQIFHMFDKLLLLCGGQTAYFGDVTKVVDFFSNIGLTIMPHYNPADFILEQVKGSHEMREKIIAAARDARLQPGYPQELLPEHLQHITEKIVTNHHGPHYHVTHVPLQHNHTHSNIDDTINDCNGESEARLWLDTQSHASSSISSDSPETPDCYFSWPTSFWTQFKVLSQRNFQEARPRMLSKLNWVQTIGLGLLAGLLWFQLERRENALHDIQGWMFFSTTYWMLFALFGALSSFPPEREVINKERQSGAYRLSAYYLAKMIGELPLTITLPAVYHLISYPMLGFHSVSVFLTLLGFLLLNTIVAQSVGFFVGASCMDMQVSITISALYTLATQLFGGYLATNIPPWLKWMQYLSMVHYAYQNMQIVEFSEGARILCSEQSKFSVCENSTFIPVNAILEAQGTSLPLWANTLVLLLFFVIFRVLGYVVLRYFRCPK